One Streptomyces sp. NBC_00102 DNA segment encodes these proteins:
- a CDS encoding EF-hand domain-containing protein, whose amino-acid sequence MDSAEYERKIAHRFAAFDQDGSGYIDRTDFNAAAARLLAEFGTTARCDRGQALYSGAEAFWQGMAGIADVDGDQRVSREEFVGGAVKRLRDSPERFAEIARPFLRAAIDVAAADGTDLREPSADGTAPVDAVERALRVLGADVDIARVAARSLDTDQDGRIAEDDAVAALAAYVTVVEPDA is encoded by the coding sequence ATGGACAGCGCAGAATACGAGCGCAAGATCGCGCACCGCTTCGCCGCCTTCGACCAGGACGGCAGCGGCTACATCGACCGGACCGACTTCAACGCCGCCGCCGCCCGGCTGCTCGCCGAGTTCGGCACGACCGCCCGGTGCGACCGGGGGCAGGCTCTCTACAGCGGGGCGGAGGCCTTCTGGCAGGGCATGGCCGGGATCGCCGATGTGGACGGGGATCAGCGGGTCAGCCGCGAGGAGTTCGTGGGCGGGGCGGTGAAGCGGCTGCGGGACAGCCCCGAGCGGTTCGCGGAGATCGCCCGCCCCTTCCTGCGCGCGGCCATCGACGTCGCCGCCGCCGACGGTACGGATCTCCGGGAGCCGTCGGCCGACGGTACGGCTCCGGTCGACGCGGTGGAGCGGGCCCTGCGGGTGCTCGGTGCCGACGTGGACATCGCACGCGTCGCCGCCCGGAGCCTGGACACCGACCAGGACGGGCGCATCGCGGAGGACGACGCCGTGGCGGCCCTCGCCGCGTACGTCACCGTGGTCGAGCCGGACGCCTGA
- a CDS encoding STAS domain-containing protein encodes MVLKVDEAEQGDWTVLRINGELDLVTSPVVRSSVHGAVAAGRHQVVLDLTEVLFCDSSGVGVLIASRRLMKSCGGRLRLILPARGAEDGSHVNRVLAALGVRRLFEVYPDADAAVDEAALPLPA; translated from the coding sequence GTGGTGCTGAAGGTGGACGAGGCCGAGCAGGGCGATTGGACCGTGCTCCGGATAAACGGCGAACTGGACCTGGTGACGTCACCCGTCGTCCGTAGTTCCGTGCACGGGGCCGTCGCGGCCGGGCGGCATCAGGTCGTCCTCGACCTGACGGAGGTTCTCTTCTGCGACTCCAGCGGCGTCGGGGTGCTGATCGCCTCGCGCCGGCTGATGAAGTCCTGCGGCGGCCGGCTGCGGCTCATTCTGCCTGCCCGGGGGGCCGAGGACGGCTCCCACGTCAACCGGGTGCTCGCCGCTCTGGGGGTGCGCCGGCTCTTCGAGGTCTACCCCGACGCGGACGCCGCCGTCGACGAGGCGGCTCTCCCGCTGCCGGCCTGA
- a CDS encoding sigma-70 family RNA polymerase sigma factor codes for MAYGAPPRWDRRMQQRLARGEAAALGELYDRFAALVHSQANRMLDDDAAADIVTREVFTHVWENPDAFDPKLGSMRSWVARLAHRRAVERLRAAERDAYEEYAEAGEDPPDTSELDERLRRATAAARADYIAATMPEALRAALELAYIQRRDYRQAAADLGVTEIEARRRLRLGLQLLATANLAPVDGFSPPGYGRAL; via the coding sequence ATGGCGTACGGCGCACCTCCCCGCTGGGACCGCAGGATGCAGCAACGGCTGGCCCGCGGCGAGGCGGCGGCCCTCGGCGAGCTCTACGACCGGTTCGCCGCGCTCGTCCACAGCCAGGCCAACCGGATGCTGGACGACGACGCCGCCGCGGACATCGTGACCCGCGAGGTCTTCACCCACGTCTGGGAGAACCCCGACGCCTTCGATCCCAAGCTGGGTTCCATGCGGTCCTGGGTGGCGCGGCTGGCCCACCGGCGTGCGGTGGAGCGGCTGCGCGCGGCGGAACGCGACGCGTACGAGGAGTACGCCGAGGCGGGCGAGGACCCGCCGGACACCTCCGAACTGGACGAACGGCTGCGCAGGGCGACCGCGGCGGCCCGCGCCGACTACATCGCGGCCACCATGCCCGAGGCGCTGCGGGCCGCGCTGGAACTCGCGTACATCCAGCGCCGCGACTACCGGCAGGCCGCCGCCGACCTCGGGGTGACCGAGATCGAGGCCCGCCGCCGGCTGCGGCTCGGACTCCAGCTGCTCGCGACGGCCAACCTCGCCCCGGTGGACGGTTTCTCGCCGCCCGGCTACGGACGTGCCCTGTGA
- a CDS encoding maleylpyruvate isomerase N-terminal domain-containing protein, translating to MSSHGGGDGKGGDDVRRARRIPGPRSAPDDLALDAVPRPVLPSDLTDLADLTDVEDLPGAEGAAETNSPTAEAAEAAAAGPAPDPGQEPAAEPEQEQEQHQESVPRPRRRSEPPPFVLPTVPVPVVPVPETSHSALRSMLGAWALAACSAEESRAVEEHLARCLPCREEGTRLRDAVGLLHTDRSLDLDPKLRSRVIESCLERRPAGIPLPEWAAPYDAETARLDALLRDIGDAEWHAPVRLRWFEDEKPTTRKTTVAGVIAHLLAVDGIVAEALGLHSPSGDRDLPCTPTARTEAIWSKSARPATRSVRTPWRELNHTLLRTVSFAEHAVADDSVSYGSFSLSMRDSLLERAFECWVHGWDIARAVHYPYDPPAAGHLNRMVDLAARLLPGALAVRRRAGLAAPAKELVAAGSPGRSLHLEVEGRGGGDWYIPLDSPAAVGSADHAVAQIALDGVEFCELVAGHVPPVEAAVGQVGDRQAIQDVLFAAASLSRL from the coding sequence GTGAGCAGCCACGGCGGCGGCGACGGCAAGGGCGGCGACGACGTGCGCCGTGCCCGGCGGATACCGGGCCCGCGCAGCGCCCCGGACGACCTGGCCCTCGACGCGGTACCGCGCCCGGTGCTCCCCTCGGACCTGACGGATCTCGCGGACCTCACGGACGTGGAGGACCTGCCCGGCGCGGAGGGGGCCGCGGAGACGAACTCCCCGACGGCGGAAGCGGCCGAAGCCGCTGCGGCCGGACCCGCACCGGACCCCGGCCAGGAACCAGCAGCAGAACCGGAACAGGAACAAGAACAGCACCAGGAGTCGGTGCCGCGGCCCCGGCGCCGTTCGGAGCCGCCGCCGTTCGTGCTGCCGACCGTCCCCGTGCCGGTGGTCCCGGTGCCCGAGACCTCGCACTCCGCGCTGCGGTCCATGCTCGGCGCCTGGGCGCTGGCCGCGTGTTCGGCGGAGGAGAGCCGGGCCGTCGAGGAGCACCTCGCCCGCTGTCTGCCCTGCCGCGAGGAGGGCACCCGGCTGCGGGACGCGGTGGGGCTGCTGCACACCGACCGTTCGCTGGACCTCGACCCGAAGCTCCGCAGCCGGGTCATCGAGAGCTGCCTGGAGCGCCGTCCGGCCGGAATCCCGCTGCCGGAGTGGGCGGCGCCCTACGACGCGGAGACGGCCAGGCTCGACGCGCTGCTCCGGGACATCGGCGACGCCGAGTGGCACGCCCCGGTGCGGCTGCGGTGGTTCGAGGACGAGAAGCCCACCACCCGGAAGACGACGGTGGCCGGGGTGATCGCCCATCTGCTGGCCGTCGACGGCATCGTGGCCGAAGCGCTCGGGCTGCACAGCCCGTCGGGCGACCGGGACTTGCCGTGTACGCCGACCGCGCGCACGGAGGCGATCTGGTCGAAGTCGGCCCGCCCGGCGACCCGTTCCGTACGCACGCCGTGGCGCGAGCTGAACCACACCCTGCTGCGTACGGTCTCGTTCGCCGAGCACGCGGTGGCGGACGACTCCGTCTCGTACGGGAGCTTCTCGCTGTCGATGCGGGACTCGCTGCTGGAGCGGGCCTTCGAGTGCTGGGTGCACGGCTGGGACATCGCGCGGGCGGTGCACTACCCGTACGACCCGCCGGCCGCGGGGCACCTGAACCGGATGGTCGACCTGGCCGCCCGGCTGCTGCCCGGCGCGCTGGCGGTCCGGCGCCGGGCGGGGCTGGCCGCGCCCGCGAAGGAGCTGGTGGCGGCGGGTTCGCCGGGGCGCTCGCTCCACCTCGAAGTGGAGGGCCGGGGCGGCGGGGACTGGTACATCCCGCTCGACTCACCGGCAGCCGTCGGGTCGGCCGACCACGCGGTGGCGCAGATCGCCCTGGACGGCGTGGAGTTCTGCGAGCTGGTGGCGGGCCACGTGCCGCCGGTGGAGGCAGCGGTGGGGCAGGTCGGCGACCGCCAGGCCATCCAGGACGTGCTGTTCGCCGCGGCCTCGCTCAGCAGGCTGTGA
- the purU gene encoding formyltetrahydrofolate deformylase, whose product MTAPQPASPAPDAPDAESESYVLILSCPDKQGIVHAVSSYLFMTGCNIEDSQQFGDHDTGLFFMRVHFSASSPVSVEKLRASFAAIGDSFHMEWQIHLASERMRVVLMVSKFGHCLNDLLFRSRIGALPVEIAAVVSNHEDFAELVGSYGVPFRYIPVTRDTKAEAEAELLELVRSEDVELIVLARYMQVLSDDLCKELSGRIINIHHSFLPSFKGARPYHQAHARGVKLIGATAHYVTADLDEGPIIEQEVERVGHGVTPDQLVAIGRDVECQALARAVKWHAERRILLDGRRTVVFA is encoded by the coding sequence ATGACCGCGCCGCAGCCCGCTTCCCCCGCCCCGGACGCCCCGGACGCCGAGTCCGAGAGCTATGTCCTCATCCTGTCCTGCCCCGACAAACAGGGCATCGTGCACGCCGTGTCGAGCTACCTCTTCATGACCGGCTGCAACATCGAGGACAGCCAGCAGTTCGGTGACCATGACACGGGCCTGTTCTTCATGCGGGTCCACTTCTCGGCGTCCTCGCCGGTGTCGGTGGAGAAGCTGCGGGCGAGCTTCGCCGCGATCGGCGACTCCTTCCACATGGAGTGGCAGATCCACCTCGCGTCGGAGCGGATGCGGGTGGTGCTGATGGTCAGCAAGTTCGGTCACTGCCTGAACGACCTGCTGTTCCGGTCCAGGATCGGCGCGCTGCCGGTGGAGATCGCGGCCGTCGTCTCCAACCACGAGGACTTCGCCGAACTGGTCGGCTCGTACGGCGTGCCCTTCCGGTACATCCCCGTCACCCGGGACACCAAGGCCGAGGCCGAGGCGGAGCTGCTGGAGCTGGTCCGCTCGGAGGACGTCGAACTCATCGTCCTCGCCCGCTACATGCAGGTCCTCTCCGACGACCTCTGCAAGGAACTCAGCGGCCGGATCATCAACATCCACCACTCGTTCCTGCCGAGCTTCAAGGGCGCACGCCCCTACCACCAGGCGCACGCCCGGGGCGTGAAGCTGATCGGCGCGACCGCCCACTACGTGACGGCCGACCTCGACGAGGGCCCGATCATCGAGCAGGAGGTCGAGCGCGTCGGCCACGGCGTCACCCCGGACCAACTGGTCGCGATCGGCCGGGACGTGGAGTGCCAGGCACTCGCCCGCGCGGTGAAGTGGCACGCGGAGCGGCGCATCCTGCTCGACGGCCGCCGCACGGTCGTCTTCGCCTGA
- a CDS encoding ABC transporter substrate-binding protein has product MTGRLHAPLFGSFGSFGSAASPGTRRLLVGAVAAGSLLLSGCGVLPGASGGSDGTVTVMTWAPGASDDADSVTMAGVTAIATTYAKWINGQGGIGGHELKVLTCDEEDSLAGAEKCAREAVDRDVAAVVGSYSRHGQTFMAPLEAAGIPYIGGYGASDEEYQSFVSYPVNGGQPALVAGNGRQLAGSCGKVSLVRPDSIVGDSMASLLDAGLALGHRHAATDVVAPESATSYDSEAERALDAAEDGCVTAVLGDRTGTFFDSFRRLPSNDGGVRISSVLGSVSQPLIDSTGGRNSPFEGAYVTGWYPVSTDARWTTMREAIRKYAFEDDTIDPADSAVQTTWIAYTVLKAAVEALGDGGVSASAVTSVLNHGLKVDTGGLTPELRWRYQDMLGSAAYPRIVNGRVTFQVVRGGRLVSQKKGFMDVTETLSDAKALHG; this is encoded by the coding sequence ATGACCGGACGGCTGCACGCCCCCCTTTTCGGCTCCTTCGGCTCCTTCGGCTCCGCCGCCTCCCCGGGCACGCGGCGGCTCCTCGTCGGGGCCGTGGCGGCGGGGTCGCTGCTGCTGTCCGGCTGCGGGGTGCTTCCCGGGGCGTCCGGCGGCTCCGACGGCACGGTCACGGTGATGACCTGGGCTCCGGGAGCGTCCGACGACGCCGACTCCGTGACCATGGCCGGGGTGACGGCCATCGCCACCACCTACGCGAAGTGGATCAACGGGCAGGGCGGTATCGGCGGGCACGAACTGAAGGTGCTCACCTGCGACGAGGAGGACTCGCTCGCGGGGGCCGAGAAGTGCGCGCGGGAGGCGGTCGACCGGGACGTCGCGGCGGTGGTCGGCTCCTACAGCCGGCACGGCCAGACCTTCATGGCACCGCTGGAGGCCGCGGGCATCCCGTACATCGGCGGATACGGCGCTTCCGACGAGGAGTACCAGAGCTTCGTGTCGTACCCGGTCAACGGCGGCCAGCCGGCGCTGGTGGCGGGCAACGGCAGGCAGCTGGCGGGCTCCTGCGGGAAGGTGTCCCTGGTCCGCCCGGACTCCATCGTCGGGGACAGCATGGCGTCGTTGCTCGACGCGGGCCTGGCGCTGGGCCACCGGCACGCCGCCACCGACGTGGTCGCCCCCGAGTCGGCGACCTCGTACGACTCCGAGGCCGAGAGGGCCCTCGACGCGGCGGAGGACGGCTGTGTCACGGCGGTCCTCGGCGACCGCACCGGCACCTTCTTCGACTCCTTCCGCCGACTCCCCTCGAACGACGGCGGGGTCAGGATCTCCTCGGTGCTCGGCAGCGTCAGCCAGCCCCTCATCGACAGCACCGGCGGCCGGAACAGCCCCTTCGAGGGGGCGTACGTCACCGGCTGGTACCCCGTGTCCACGGACGCCCGCTGGACCACGATGCGCGAGGCGATCCGGAAGTACGCCTTCGAGGACGACACCATCGACCCCGCGGACTCGGCCGTCCAGACCACCTGGATCGCGTACACCGTGCTGAAGGCGGCCGTCGAGGCGCTGGGCGACGGCGGGGTGAGCGCGTCGGCGGTCACCTCGGTGCTGAACCACGGGCTGAAGGTGGACACCGGCGGCCTCACCCCGGAGCTGCGCTGGCGCTACCAGGACATGCTGGGCTCGGCCGCATACCCCCGCATCGTCAACGGAAGGGTCACCTTCCAGGTGGTCCGCGGGGGCCGGCTGGTGTCGCAGAAGAAGGGGTTCATGGACGTCACGGAAACCCTGTCCGACGCCAAGGCCCTCCACGGCTGA
- a CDS encoding transcriptional regulator, with protein sequence MAARPLVARQPNERLQTLIQEAACSNAGLARRVNMVGAERGLDLRYDKTSVARWLRGQQPRGRAPGIIAEAIGRKLGRTVTIDEIGMANGKNLASGVGLQFAPTVLGAIEQVCELWRSDVGRRDLLSGSTVASSALVEPSRDWLITGTDPQVARNAGARVGRSDVEAVRAMTAALVDLDHRFGSGHVRPVLVHYLNSVVSGLLSGAYRESVGRELFGAVARLTELGGYMAIDTGQPGLAQRYYIQALRLAQAAGDRAYGGYVLAASMSHLAAQLGNPREIAQLARAAQEGARGQVTPRAESMFLAAEARGHALLGDAATCEEVAGRAVEALERADADTGDDPSWIAHFDEGYLADELAHCHRDLGQGTAAARRAKEALAALPETRARRRGIALVLLASAQVQQREVEQACYTGLRAVELLETVRSSRGAEYLDDLQQRLVPYGEESAVREFSARLELQAA encoded by the coding sequence ATGGCAGCCAGACCACTCGTAGCCCGACAGCCGAACGAACGGCTGCAGACACTCATCCAGGAGGCGGCGTGTTCCAACGCGGGCCTGGCCCGCAGGGTCAACATGGTCGGCGCGGAGCGGGGACTGGATCTCCGGTACGACAAGACCTCGGTGGCCCGCTGGCTGCGCGGGCAGCAGCCCCGGGGCCGGGCGCCCGGGATCATCGCCGAGGCCATCGGCCGCAAGCTCGGCCGCACGGTCACCATCGACGAGATCGGCATGGCCAACGGCAAGAACCTCGCCTCCGGCGTCGGCCTCCAGTTCGCCCCGACCGTGCTCGGGGCCATCGAGCAGGTCTGCGAGCTGTGGCGCAGTGACGTGGGCCGCCGCGACCTGCTCTCCGGCTCCACCGTCGCGTCCTCCGCTCTGGTCGAGCCGAGCCGGGACTGGCTGATCACCGGGACCGACCCCCAGGTCGCCCGCAACGCCGGTGCGCGGGTGGGGCGTTCGGACGTGGAGGCGGTCCGTGCGATGACCGCGGCGCTGGTCGACCTCGACCACCGGTTCGGCAGCGGGCACGTACGCCCGGTGCTGGTGCACTACCTCAACAGCGTCGTCTCCGGGCTGCTCTCGGGGGCGTACCGCGAGTCCGTCGGACGGGAGTTGTTCGGCGCGGTGGCGCGACTGACCGAACTCGGCGGCTACATGGCCATCGACACCGGCCAACCGGGCCTGGCCCAGCGCTACTACATCCAGGCGCTGCGGCTGGCGCAGGCGGCGGGCGACCGGGCGTACGGCGGCTATGTGCTGGCCGCCTCGATGAGCCACCTCGCCGCCCAGCTCGGCAACCCCCGGGAGATCGCCCAGCTCGCCCGCGCCGCCCAGGAGGGCGCCCGCGGTCAGGTGACGCCGCGCGCGGAGTCGATGTTCCTCGCCGCCGAGGCGCGCGGACACGCACTGCTGGGCGACGCCGCCACCTGCGAGGAGGTGGCCGGCCGGGCCGTGGAGGCGCTGGAGCGGGCCGACGCGGACACCGGTGACGACCCGTCGTGGATCGCGCACTTCGACGAGGGGTACCTCGCGGACGAACTCGCCCACTGCCACCGGGACCTGGGCCAGGGCACCGCCGCCGCCCGCCGGGCCAAGGAGGCGCTCGCCGCGCTTCCGGAGACCCGGGCCCGGCGTCGCGGCATCGCCCTGGTGCTGCTCGCCTCCGCCCAGGTCCAGCAGCGCGAGGTCGAACAGGCCTGCTACACGGGCCTGCGGGCGGTGGAGCTGCTGGAGACGGTGCGTTCCAGCCGGGGCGCGGAGTACCTCGACGACCTCCAGCAGCGGCTGGTGCCGTACGGGGAGGAGTCGGCGGTACGCGAGTTCAGCGCGCGCCTGGAGCTCCAGGCCGCCTGA
- a CDS encoding bifunctional DNA primase/polymerase: MLNVEKPITVTGNAPLPPQRGEQLLDAAVRYTEERHWDVFPGTWLEAVDGHERCSCGDAHCALPGAHAPRPDWAGQATGSGAAARRMWSKHPAASILLPTGRNFDVIDVPESAGFLALARMERMELTLGPATCTPDRRMLFFVSPGAAAKVPDLVMHLGWNAASIDLVARGEGHYVAAPPTRIGGRGAVQWARRPTAANRWLPEAEELVSPLSYACAREAADARTRLS; the protein is encoded by the coding sequence GTGCTGAACGTGGAAAAGCCGATCACAGTCACGGGAAACGCCCCGCTCCCCCCGCAGCGCGGCGAGCAACTGCTCGACGCCGCCGTCCGGTACACGGAGGAACGCCACTGGGACGTGTTCCCGGGCACCTGGCTGGAGGCGGTGGACGGACACGAGCGGTGCAGCTGCGGGGACGCGCACTGCGCCCTGCCCGGCGCGCACGCCCCGCGCCCGGACTGGGCGGGCCAGGCCACCGGCAGCGGTGCGGCGGCCCGCCGGATGTGGTCCAAGCACCCGGCCGCCTCGATCCTGTTGCCGACCGGCCGCAACTTCGACGTGATCGACGTCCCCGAGTCGGCGGGCTTCCTGGCGCTCGCGCGGATGGAGCGGATGGAGCTGACGCTCGGCCCGGCCACCTGCACCCCCGACCGCCGCATGCTCTTCTTCGTCTCGCCCGGCGCCGCGGCCAAGGTCCCCGATCTCGTCATGCACCTCGGCTGGAACGCCGCCTCGATCGACCTCGTCGCCCGGGGCGAGGGCCACTACGTCGCCGCCCCGCCGACCCGCATCGGCGGCCGGGGCGCGGTCCAGTGGGCCCGCCGCCCCACCGCCGCCAACCGCTGGCTGCCCGAAGCCGAGGAGCTCGTCAGCCCGTTGTCGTACGCCTGTGCCCGCGAAGCGGCGGACGCGCGGACGCGCCTTTCGTAG
- a CDS encoding ABC transporter ATP-binding protein, with product MPDRTDRTETENAPDDGAADIPSGPPAVRVRGLWKRFGEQVAVSGIDLDLPAGRFIGLVGPNGAGKTTTLSMVTGLLRPDMGKVEIGGHDVWTDPVSVKSRIGVLPEGLRLFERLSGQELLAYNGRLRGIPGAETDKRASQLLDVLDLGGARHKLVVDYSTGMRKKIGLAAALLHNPEVLFLDEPFEGVDPVSAQVIRGVLERYTRSGATVVFSSHVMELVESLCDWVAVMAGGRIKAQGPLAEVRGAEPSLQRAFLDLVGARAVDGADGLDWLGGGR from the coding sequence ATGCCTGACCGGACCGACCGGACCGAGACCGAGAACGCCCCGGACGACGGGGCGGCCGACATCCCGTCGGGGCCGCCCGCCGTGCGGGTGCGGGGGCTGTGGAAGCGGTTCGGGGAGCAGGTGGCCGTCTCCGGAATCGATCTGGACCTTCCGGCGGGCCGGTTCATCGGGCTGGTCGGCCCGAACGGCGCGGGCAAGACGACCACCCTCTCCATGGTGACGGGGCTGCTCCGGCCCGACATGGGGAAGGTCGAGATCGGCGGCCACGACGTGTGGACCGATCCGGTGTCGGTGAAGTCGCGGATCGGGGTACTGCCCGAGGGGCTGCGGCTCTTCGAGCGGCTCTCCGGGCAGGAACTCCTCGCCTACAACGGCCGGTTGCGCGGGATTCCCGGCGCCGAGACCGACAAGCGGGCCTCCCAGCTGCTGGACGTGCTCGATCTGGGCGGCGCACGGCACAAGCTCGTGGTCGACTACTCGACCGGCATGCGGAAGAAGATCGGGCTGGCCGCCGCCCTGCTGCACAACCCCGAAGTGCTCTTCCTGGACGAGCCGTTCGAGGGGGTCGACCCGGTCTCCGCGCAGGTCATCCGGGGAGTCCTGGAGCGCTACACCCGGTCCGGGGCGACCGTCGTCTTCTCCAGCCACGTGATGGAGCTGGTCGAGTCGCTCTGCGACTGGGTGGCGGTGATGGCGGGCGGCCGGATCAAGGCACAGGGGCCGCTCGCCGAGGTGCGGGGCGCGGAGCCCTCGCTCCAGCGGGCGTTCCTGGACCTGGTCGGAGCGCGTGCGGTGGACGGCGCGGACGGCCTCGACTGGCTGGGCGGCGGGCGATGA
- a CDS encoding transporter — protein sequence MSVLEGRPAPVTSVPDSGTEGLVPLFVRLKLALLRNGLRQSAGRRAAFVVTLVVVVLIAAGQLLGLVLLRGEGRDAATVTVLATGVLALGWAVLPLFFPSGDETLDPSRLVMLPLRPRPLVRALLAASLVGVGPLFALCLLVGSVVALAHGALAVVFGVVAVPLALLICVALARSVATANIRLLTSRRGRDLAVLSGLVIAVGIQFVNFGAQRIGEAGGLSSLEPAAGVVRWLPAASAIGAVDSASTGAYGEAVAQLLVSVVALAALLWWWQRGLVTLMTAPDGSTIAAAGPSREKARDGRSPRLGRLLPEGRTRTVMGRSLRYVLRDPKTKGAWITSLAVGLIVPVFNALQGTGSVYFACFAPGLLGMQMYNQFGQDTSAFWMVAQTISTPRDAYEELRARALALAVVTVPYTLAVGAVTAGLLGSWGSLTGVVGVSCALLGAMSGLGALGSALFPYSIPQDGGFKNVAPGQGGLAWLSVVTGMLGSAVVAAPVIVLTVALTVTDHGSLWLVVPVGAVYGVAVAWAGLRLAGKRTADRLPEILAAVSKG from the coding sequence ATGAGCGTCCTGGAAGGCCGTCCCGCGCCCGTGACGAGCGTGCCGGACTCCGGAACCGAGGGGCTGGTTCCCCTCTTCGTGCGGCTGAAGCTGGCGCTGCTGCGCAACGGGCTGCGGCAGTCGGCCGGGCGGCGGGCCGCGTTCGTGGTGACCCTCGTCGTGGTGGTCCTGATCGCGGCGGGACAGCTGCTGGGACTCGTGCTGCTGCGCGGCGAGGGCCGGGACGCGGCCACCGTGACGGTGCTGGCCACCGGAGTGCTCGCCCTGGGATGGGCGGTGCTGCCGCTGTTCTTCCCGAGCGGTGACGAGACGCTGGACCCGAGCCGGCTGGTGATGCTGCCGCTCCGCCCGCGTCCGCTGGTGCGGGCGCTGCTGGCGGCCTCACTCGTCGGCGTGGGGCCGCTGTTCGCGCTCTGCCTGCTGGTGGGCTCGGTGGTCGCGCTCGCGCACGGGGCGCTCGCGGTGGTCTTCGGGGTGGTCGCCGTACCGCTGGCGCTGTTGATCTGCGTGGCGCTGGCGCGGTCGGTCGCCACGGCCAACATCCGGCTGCTGACCTCGCGCAGGGGCCGTGATCTCGCGGTGCTGAGCGGGCTGGTGATCGCGGTGGGCATCCAGTTCGTGAACTTCGGCGCCCAGCGCATCGGCGAGGCCGGCGGGCTCTCCTCCCTGGAGCCGGCCGCCGGTGTGGTGCGGTGGCTGCCGGCCGCCTCGGCGATCGGCGCGGTGGACTCGGCGTCGACCGGGGCGTACGGCGAGGCGGTGGCGCAGCTCCTGGTCTCGGTGGTGGCGTTGGCCGCTCTGCTGTGGTGGTGGCAGCGCGGTCTGGTGACGCTGATGACCGCCCCGGACGGCTCGACGATCGCCGCGGCCGGACCGTCGCGCGAGAAGGCCCGCGACGGCCGGAGCCCCCGGCTGGGCCGGCTGCTGCCCGAGGGCAGGACCCGCACGGTGATGGGCCGGAGCCTGCGGTACGTCCTGCGCGACCCGAAGACGAAGGGCGCCTGGATCACCTCGCTGGCGGTCGGGCTGATCGTGCCGGTGTTCAACGCCCTCCAGGGCACCGGCTCGGTCTACTTCGCCTGCTTCGCGCCGGGGCTGCTCGGGATGCAGATGTACAACCAGTTCGGCCAGGACACCTCGGCCTTCTGGATGGTGGCGCAGACCATCTCGACGCCGCGCGACGCGTACGAGGAGCTGCGGGCGCGCGCCTTGGCGCTGGCCGTCGTCACCGTGCCGTACACCCTGGCCGTGGGCGCGGTGACGGCCGGGCTGCTCGGCTCCTGGGGCTCGTTGACCGGGGTCGTCGGGGTGTCGTGCGCCCTGCTCGGCGCGATGTCCGGCCTGGGTGCGCTGGGGTCGGCGCTCTTCCCGTACTCGATCCCGCAGGACGGCGGGTTCAAGAACGTGGCGCCGGGGCAGGGCGGGCTGGCCTGGCTGTCCGTGGTGACCGGCATGCTGGGATCGGCGGTGGTGGCCGCGCCGGTGATCGTCCTGACGGTGGCGCTGACGGTGACGGACCACGGGTCGCTCTGGCTGGTGGTGCCGGTGGGCGCGGTGTACGGCGTGGCCGTCGCCTGGGCGGGGCTGCGGCTCGCGGGGAAGCGCACCGCGGACCGGCTGCCGGAGATCCTCGCGGCGGTCAGCAAGGGGTGA
- a CDS encoding alpha/beta fold hydrolase, translated as MVRRIDVTGSDGVRLAAWEFTDPPKGRADESGAPGVLLLHGLMGRATHWAAQAEWLSERYRVVGLDQRGHGRSEKPADGPYTRDAYVDDVESAVEQLGLGPVTLVGHAMGALTAWQFAAKRPDLVRALVVCDMRASAPGAATQREWSDWLDSWPLPFATLAAVRKWFGEDDPWVERPNPARGEFFAEVMVEEDDGWRPVFSRRQMLESRATWVLDAHWEELAQVGCPTLVLRGIDGQLGRAEAQEMVRVLPLGQYAEVPDAGHLVHYDRPDAWRAAVEPFLEQLADAAPERVVS; from the coding sequence ATGGTGCGGCGCATCGACGTGACGGGCTCGGACGGCGTCCGGCTCGCGGCCTGGGAGTTCACCGATCCGCCCAAGGGGCGCGCGGACGAGTCGGGTGCGCCGGGGGTCTTACTGCTGCACGGACTGATGGGCCGGGCCACCCACTGGGCCGCCCAGGCCGAGTGGCTCTCGGAGCGGTACCGCGTCGTCGGGCTCGACCAGCGCGGCCACGGCCGCAGCGAGAAGCCCGCGGACGGCCCGTACACCCGTGACGCGTACGTGGACGACGTCGAGAGCGCGGTCGAACAGCTCGGCCTGGGACCGGTGACCCTCGTCGGGCACGCCATGGGAGCCCTCACCGCCTGGCAGTTCGCCGCCAAGCGCCCCGACCTGGTCCGCGCCCTGGTCGTCTGCGACATGCGGGCCTCCGCCCCCGGCGCCGCCACCCAGCGCGAGTGGAGCGACTGGCTCGACTCCTGGCCGCTGCCCTTCGCCACCCTCGCCGCGGTGCGCAAGTGGTTCGGCGAGGACGATCCGTGGGTGGAGCGCCCCAACCCCGCCCGCGGCGAGTTCTTCGCCGAGGTGATGGTGGAGGAGGACGACGGCTGGCGGCCGGTCTTCTCCCGCCGCCAGATGCTGGAGTCCCGGGCGACCTGGGTCCTGGACGCGCACTGGGAGGAGCTGGCGCAGGTCGGCTGCCCGACGCTGGTGCTGCGCGGGATAGACGGCCAGCTGGGCCGGGCCGAGGCCCAGGAGATGGTCCGGGTGCTGCCGCTCGGGCAGTACGCCGAGGTGCCCGACGCCGGCCACCTCGTCCACTACGACCGGCCGGACGCCTGGCGCGCCGCCGTCGAACCCTTCCTGGAACAGCTCGCGGACGCCGCCCCGGAGCGGGTGGTCTCCTGA